The following are from one region of the Rosistilla carotiformis genome:
- the hslV gene encoding ATP-dependent protease subunit HslV, protein MELHATTILSVRRGNTVAMGGDGQVTLGTTVMKADASKVRRLNEGRVLCGFAGGAADAFALLERFEEKMRDYPANVPRAATELAKDWRMDRALRRLEALLAVADVKHSLLISGTGDVIQPTDGVIGIGSGGHYAIAAARALLAHSDLGAAEIVRRSLEIAADIDIYTNRNIVVEELEIVS, encoded by the coding sequence ATGGAACTTCACGCAACCACGATCCTATCGGTCCGCAGAGGCAACACGGTGGCGATGGGAGGCGATGGCCAGGTCACGTTGGGAACAACGGTGATGAAGGCCGACGCGTCAAAGGTCCGGCGTTTGAACGAAGGCCGTGTGCTGTGCGGATTTGCGGGGGGGGCGGCCGATGCGTTTGCATTGCTGGAACGCTTTGAAGAGAAGATGCGAGACTATCCGGCCAATGTCCCTCGAGCGGCAACCGAATTGGCCAAGGACTGGAGGATGGATCGGGCGCTGCGTCGGTTGGAGGCTTTGTTAGCGGTGGCGGATGTGAAACATTCGCTGTTGATCAGCGGTACCGGCGACGTGATCCAACCGACCGACGGCGTGATTGGGATCGGTTCAGGCGGCCATTACGCGATCGCCGCCGCGCGGGCTTTGTTGGCGCATTCGGATCTTGGGGCCGCAGAGATCGTTCGTCGATCGTTGGAGATCGCCGCGGACATCGACATCTATACCAATCGCAACATCGTTGTCGAAGAACTGGAGATCGTATCGTGA